A genome region from Yoonia vestfoldensis includes the following:
- a CDS encoding ABC transporter permease — MSRRRLLPLLPALTMLALLGPVVAGLWGTMLPAFGHLPAAGLTGPSLDPFRNLFGWAGLPRAVMLSVGTGVLATVISLSIVMLVTAGWSGTRAFGVLERLLSPLLAVPHAAAAFGLAFLIAPSGWLARLASPELTGWDRPPDLLIVQDSWGLAMTAGLIVKEVPFLLLITLAALGQSDAQRSLHVAQALGYGRVTGWLKTVFPRVYAQIRPPVYVVLAYAMSVVDVAVILGPNTPPSLSVQIVKLMAHPDLSMRLEAAAGAVLQLLLVIGALLVWRLGEAVVAAFGRRWIASGARGKGDRALAVLALTAGGVSAAAVFLGLVVMAIWSVAGFWSFPDALPDRITLANWSRFGPGTLEALGETALIAVVVALVALVLTIGCLEAEYRHGIRVSQRAVWVLYLPLLIPQTAFLPGLQTLMLTLGADMGRGPVMLAHLVFVLPYVFLSLADPFRAWDRRIGTIAAALRASPDRILWRLRLPMLLRPVLTAFAVGLAVSVGQYLATLLIGGGRVATLTTEAVALASGGDRRAIGVYGLMQTGAALVPFALALLIPALVWRNRKGLRHG; from the coding sequence ATGTCCCGCCGCCGCCTGTTGCCGCTCTTGCCGGCCCTGACCATGCTTGCATTGCTGGGGCCGGTGGTGGCGGGGCTCTGGGGGACCATGCTGCCCGCTTTCGGGCATCTGCCTGCGGCGGGTCTGACGGGGCCGTCGCTGGACCCGTTCCGCAACCTGTTTGGCTGGGCCGGATTGCCGCGCGCGGTAATGTTATCGGTGGGAACGGGCGTCTTGGCGACGGTGATTTCGCTATCCATCGTCATGTTGGTGACGGCGGGCTGGTCCGGGACGCGGGCGTTTGGGGTCTTGGAGCGGCTGTTGTCGCCTTTGCTGGCGGTGCCGCATGCGGCGGCGGCCTTTGGGCTGGCATTTTTGATCGCGCCCTCGGGCTGGCTGGCGCGGCTGGCCTCGCCGGAGTTGACAGGCTGGGACCGCCCACCTGACCTGCTGATCGTGCAGGACAGCTGGGGGCTGGCGATGACCGCCGGGCTGATCGTGAAAGAGGTGCCCTTTCTGTTGCTGATCACGCTGGCGGCACTGGGCCAGAGTGATGCGCAGCGCAGTCTGCATGTGGCGCAGGCGCTGGGCTATGGGCGGGTGACGGGATGGCTCAAGACAGTCTTTCCGCGCGTTTATGCGCAGATCAGGCCGCCGGTCTATGTGGTGCTGGCCTATGCGATGTCGGTCGTGGATGTGGCGGTGATCCTTGGGCCGAATACGCCGCCATCGCTGTCGGTGCAGATCGTCAAGCTGATGGCGCATCCTGATCTGTCGATGCGCCTAGAGGCTGCTGCGGGGGCCGTGTTGCAATTATTGCTGGTGATCGGGGCCTTGCTGGTCTGGCGGCTGGGCGAGGCTGTCGTCGCCGCATTTGGGCGGCGCTGGATCGCCTCTGGCGCGCGGGGCAAGGGCGACCGGGCGCTGGCCGTCCTGGCGCTGACGGCGGGGGGTGTTTCGGCGGCGGCGGTGTTCTTGGGGCTGGTCGTGATGGCGATCTGGTCGGTTGCAGGGTTCTGGAGCTTTCCCGATGCGCTGCCGGACCGGATCACCTTGGCGAATTGGTCGCGTTTCGGCCCCGGCACATTAGAGGCGCTGGGCGAAACCGCGCTGATCGCGGTGGTCGTGGCCCTGGTCGCGCTGGTGCTGACCATCGGCTGCCTAGAGGCCGAATACCGCCATGGCATCCGCGTCAGCCAGCGTGCGGTCTGGGTGCTGTATCTGCCCTTGCTGATCCCGCAAACGGCCTTTCTGCCGGGGTTGCAGACATTGATGCTGACCCTTGGGGCGGATATGGGCCGTGGGCCGGTCATGCTGGCACATCTGGTGTTCGTGCTGCCCTATGTCTTTTTGTCGCTGGCCGATCCGTTCCGCGCCTGGGATAGGCGGATCGGCACCATTGCGGCTGCCTTGCGCGCCAGCCCGGACCGTATCTTGTGGCGGCTGCGCCTGCCGATGCTGTTGCGTCCGGTGCTGACGGCCTTTGCCGTTGGGTTGGCGGTGTCCGTCGGGCAATATCTGGCCACCCTGCTGATCGGCGGCGGGCGCGTCGCCACCCTGACAACCGAGGCGGTGGCGCTGGCATCCGGCGGCGACAGGCGCGCGATCGGGGTTTACGGGTTGATGCAGACGGGGGCGGCGCTGGTGCCATTCGCGCTGGCGCTCCTGATCCCGGCGCTGGTCTGGCGCAACAGGAAAGGATTGCGGCATGGATAA
- a CDS encoding ATP-binding cassette domain-containing protein, with the protein MDKGLSLRDVTVFKDQSPLIRLHHDVAPGAVLTIMGPSGVGKSTLLAFITGNLSSDFTASGAVWLDGHDITHAAAHQRRVGILFQDDLLFPHLSVGENLAFGLRPGGARSDRQARIDAALAEVGLDGFARRDPATLSGGQKARVALMRMLLSEPCALLLDEPFSRLDAALRAQVREMVFDRARSRALPVLMVTHDAEDAQAAGGAIITLGDETDR; encoded by the coding sequence ATGGATAAGGGGTTGTCGCTGCGCGATGTGACGGTGTTCAAGGATCAATCGCCGCTGATCAGGCTGCATCATGATGTGGCACCGGGCGCGGTTTTGACGATCATGGGGCCGTCCGGTGTCGGCAAATCCACATTGCTGGCCTTTATCACCGGCAATTTGAGCAGTGATTTCACCGCCAGTGGCGCGGTCTGGCTGGACGGGCATGACATCACCCATGCGGCGGCGCATCAACGGCGTGTTGGCATCCTGTTTCAGGATGATCTGCTGTTTCCGCATCTGTCGGTCGGGGAAAACCTGGCCTTTGGCTTGCGGCCGGGGGGGGCGCGCAGCGACAGGCAGGCCCGGATCGACGCGGCCCTGGCCGAGGTCGGGCTTGACGGTTTTGCCCGGCGCGATCCTGCCACCCTGTCGGGGGGGCAAAAGGCGCGCGTCGCCTTGATGCGGATGCTGTTGTCCGAACCCTGCGCGCTGCTGCTGGATGAACCGTTTTCGCGGCTGGATGCGGCCTTGCGCGCGCAGGTGCGCGAGATGGTGTTCGACAGGGCGCGCAGCCGCGCCTTGCCGGTGTTGATGGTCACCCATGATGCCGAAGATGCGCAGGCCGCAGGCGGTGCGATCATCACGCTGGGCGATGAAACCGACCGCTGA
- a CDS encoding cache domain-containing protein: MKQLTFWLAMTLATATAGAAQDLQPKMAQFVTEHVMDWATDPIIVDAIIAQNAITGRYDQAKIDELDALWMAQAGMPGVPLIDDVLQNPTSDFLRQRVAASAGTISEVFVMDARGLNVAAAEATSDYWQGDEAKFSETFPKGPNAMHFGEVELDGSSGEVQAQVSISIVDSTGAVVGAMTIGINLSTLI; this comes from the coding sequence ATGAAGCAACTGACTTTCTGGCTGGCCATGACGCTGGCCACCGCGACCGCTGGGGCGGCACAGGATCTGCAGCCCAAGATGGCACAATTCGTCACTGAACACGTTATGGATTGGGCAACCGACCCGATCATCGTGGATGCGATCATTGCGCAAAACGCGATTACGGGCCGCTATGATCAGGCCAAGATCGACGAACTTGATGCGCTGTGGATGGCGCAGGCCGGGATGCCGGGTGTTCCGCTGATTGACGACGTATTGCAGAACCCCACCTCAGATTTCCTGCGGCAACGCGTGGCGGCATCGGCTGGCACCATTTCCGAAGTTTTCGTCATGGATGCCCGCGGCCTGAATGTCGCCGCCGCAGAAGCGACATCGGATTACTGGCAGGGGGACGAGGCTAAGTTTTCCGAAACTTTCCCCAAAGGCCCCAATGCCATGCATTTCGGCGAGGTTGAATTGGATGGATCATCCGGTGAAGTGCAGGCACAGGTGTCGATATCCATCGTGGACAGCACCGGCGCGGTCGTGGGGGCCATGACCATAGGGATCAACCTGTCCACGCTGATCTGA
- the crtC gene encoding carotenoid 1,2-hydratase: MSDCGTKAVSVIGFIGSVFSPWYAWSGRGDPANHCCINVATYGPGGRFTMTDRGRQALRTSTDTLQVGPSAMHWNGKALVIDINEISGPPVISRVQGQITITPRAVTSVELPLTPDGAHVWRPFAPSSDINVDLAAKGWQWKGHGYFDANFGTRPLEDDFKFWTWGRYPTKAGATCIYDATRRDGSMLETAIAFDHQGKARQVSAPPRVPFKSSGWRIRRETRADPGVMPRQVLAMLDAPFYSRSAVQTVLDGETVTGVHEALDLDRYASPLVKPMLAFRVPRRARWPQGDEGQS; the protein is encoded by the coding sequence ATCAGCGACTGCGGCACCAAGGCGGTCAGCGTCATCGGGTTCATAGGATCGGTCTTTTCGCCGTGGTATGCTTGGTCGGGGCGCGGTGATCCGGCCAATCATTGCTGCATCAATGTGGCGACCTATGGCCCCGGCGGGCGGTTCACCATGACCGACCGCGGCCGGCAGGCGCTGCGCACCAGCACCGATACCTTGCAGGTCGGCCCATCGGCAATGCATTGGAACGGCAAGGCGCTGGTCATCGACATCAACGAGATCAGCGGCCCGCCCGTCATCAGCCGCGTGCAAGGGCAGATCACCATCACCCCGCGCGCGGTGACATCTGTCGAACTGCCGCTGACGCCGGACGGCGCGCATGTCTGGCGGCCTTTCGCGCCATCCTCGGACATCAATGTCGATCTGGCGGCAAAGGGCTGGCAATGGAAAGGCCACGGCTATTTCGACGCCAATTTCGGCACCAGACCGCTGGAGGATGATTTCAAATTCTGGACATGGGGCCGCTATCCGACCAAGGCAGGCGCGACCTGCATCTATGACGCGACGCGCAGGGATGGGTCCATGCTGGAAACCGCCATCGCCTTTGACCATCAGGGCAAGGCCCGACAGGTCAGCGCGCCACCGCGCGTGCCGTTCAAATCGTCGGGCTGGCGGATCAGGCGCGAAACCCGCGCTGACCCCGGCGTCATGCCCCGGCAGGTGCTGGCGATGCTGGATGCGCCGTTCTATTCACGCTCTGCCGTGCAGACCGTGCTGGACGGGGAAACCGTCACCGGCGTTCACGAAGCGCTGGATCTGGACCGCTATGCCTCGCCCTTGGTCAAGCCGATGCTGGCGTTTCGCGTGCCCCGGCGGGCGCGATGGCCACAAGGCGATGAAGGCCAAAGTTGA
- the crtD gene encoding 1-hydroxycarotenoid 3,4-desaturase CrtD — translation MPASAEKIVIIGAGIAGLATALRLGHVGYDVTVVDMQAAPGGKIRSVPSAAGPVDAGPTVLTMRHVFDNLFADVGADLADHVTLTPLATLARHYWDDGTQLDLMADPQASLANLRDAFGAVATAEFAQFSARAKRLFEAFDAPMMRTAMPDQIAVARKVLAQPRLIADMAPHRSMAGLLKSSFTDPRLAQLFGRYATYVGGSPYQSPAILSLIWQAEAQGVWTVAGGMQKLALAIAALAERHGVQFHHDTRALRITRQGGRISGVETTKGHFAGGTVVFNGDPRALATGLLGDSLARVVKRAGTEPRSLSAYVHAFAAKPQGVALAHHNVFFGHDPKAEFAALARKEMPRDASLYLCAQDHGTAAPGALQRFEIIMNAAPVLRDPEQEKAQCQTQIFARFRQFGLTFSPTPGPDSLTTPQGFDALFPASLGSLYGRSPHGMMAAFQRPTVRTTMPGLYLAGGGVHPGAGVPMATLCGQHAAAAILNDLALHSTSRPAAMPGGMSTGSATAAPRRSASSGS, via the coding sequence ATGCCCGCATCTGCGGAAAAGATCGTGATCATCGGCGCGGGAATCGCCGGATTGGCCACCGCCTTGCGCCTTGGCCATGTCGGATATGATGTCACGGTGGTCGATATGCAGGCCGCACCGGGCGGCAAGATCCGGTCGGTGCCATCTGCTGCGGGTCCGGTCGATGCCGGCCCCACCGTGCTGACAATGCGGCATGTGTTCGACAATCTGTTCGCCGATGTCGGGGCCGATCTGGCCGATCATGTGACCCTGACGCCGCTGGCAACACTGGCGCGGCATTATTGGGATGATGGCACCCAGCTGGACCTGATGGCCGATCCGCAGGCGAGCCTTGCCAATCTGCGCGACGCCTTTGGCGCGGTGGCGACGGCGGAATTCGCGCAATTCTCGGCCCGTGCAAAGCGGCTGTTCGAGGCGTTCGATGCGCCGATGATGCGCACAGCCATGCCCGACCAGATCGCCGTGGCGCGCAAAGTGCTGGCCCAGCCGCGCCTGATCGCCGATATGGCGCCGCATCGGTCGATGGCCGGGCTGCTGAAATCCAGCTTCACCGACCCGCGTCTGGCGCAATTGTTCGGGCGCTATGCCACCTATGTCGGCGGCTCGCCCTATCAATCGCCCGCGATCCTGTCGCTGATCTGGCAGGCCGAGGCGCAGGGCGTCTGGACCGTCGCGGGCGGCATGCAAAAGCTGGCGCTGGCCATCGCGGCATTGGCCGAACGGCATGGCGTGCAGTTTCACCACGACACCCGCGCCCTGCGGATCACACGGCAAGGCGGCAGGATCAGCGGGGTGGAAACCACCAAAGGGCATTTCGCGGGCGGCACCGTCGTGTTCAACGGCGACCCAAGGGCGCTGGCGACCGGCCTGCTGGGAGACAGTCTTGCCAGAGTGGTCAAACGCGCTGGCACCGAACCGCGCAGCCTGTCGGCCTATGTCCATGCTTTCGCGGCCAAGCCCCAGGGGGTCGCGCTGGCGCATCATAATGTGTTCTTCGGCCATGACCCCAAGGCCGAATTTGCCGCTTTGGCGCGCAAGGAAATGCCGCGCGATGCGTCATTGTATCTGTGCGCGCAGGATCACGGGACCGCGGCACCCGGTGCCCTGCAACGTTTTGAAATCATCATGAATGCAGCCCCCGTTCTGCGCGACCCCGAACAGGAAAAAGCCCAATGTCAGACACAGATTTTCGCCCGGTTCCGCCAGTTCGGACTGACCTTCAGCCCGACACCGGGACCGGACAGCCTGACCACACCGCAGGGGTTCGACGCGCTGTTCCCCGCGAGCCTCGGTTCACTGTACGGGCGCAGCCCGCACGGGATGATGGCGGCGTTTCAGCGGCCGACCGTGCGCACGACGATGCCGGGGCTGTATCTGGCGGGGGGCGGGGTGCATCCGGGGGCGGGGGTGCCGATGGCGACGCTCTGCGGCCAGCACGCGGCCGCGGCGATCTTGAACGACCTTGCTTTGCACTCGACGTCCCGCCCGGCGGCTATGCCTGGTGGTATGTCGACGGGATCAGCGACTGCGGCACCAAGGCGGTCAGCGTCATCGGGTTCATAG
- a CDS encoding polyprenyl synthetase family protein, whose amino-acid sequence MKIADRIEATMTAAIAQGQGGMAPPKLAAALNYAVTPGGARIRPTILMSVAMACGDDRPALTNAAATALELVHCASLVHDDLPCFDDADLRRGKPALHRAFSEPLAVLAGDSLIIMGFHVLARAAGDAPARAITLLDILGTRTGMPFGICAGQGWESESQIDLSAYHQAKTGALFIAATQMGAVAAGQEPEPWAELGARIGEAFQVADDLRDALCDDATLGKPAGQDDLHGRPNAVAVYGVQGAVKRFDDILGGAISSIPACPGEAALAQMVRAYADKLVPAGARDRRTVPGE is encoded by the coding sequence ATGAAAATCGCCGACCGGATCGAAGCCACCATGACCGCTGCCATCGCGCAGGGGCAGGGCGGCATGGCGCCGCCAAAACTGGCGGCGGCGTTGAATTACGCGGTCACGCCGGGTGGTGCGCGGATCAGGCCGACGATTCTGATGAGCGTGGCAATGGCCTGTGGCGATGACCGTCCGGCGCTGACCAATGCGGCGGCGACAGCACTCGAACTGGTGCATTGCGCCAGCCTTGTGCATGACGATCTGCCTTGTTTCGACGATGCCGATCTGCGTCGGGGCAAGCCCGCGCTGCACCGCGCCTTTTCGGAACCCTTGGCCGTCTTGGCGGGCGATAGCCTGATTATCATGGGGTTTCATGTGCTGGCCCGCGCCGCGGGTGACGCACCTGCACGCGCGATCACGCTGCTGGATATTCTGGGCACGCGCACGGGTATGCCCTTTGGCATCTGCGCCGGGCAAGGCTGGGAAAGCGAAAGCCAGATTGATTTATCCGCCTATCATCAGGCGAAAACCGGGGCTTTGTTCATCGCGGCAACCCAGATGGGGGCCGTGGCCGCAGGGCAAGAACCCGAACCCTGGGCCGAGCTTGGCGCCCGGATTGGCGAGGCGTTTCAGGTCGCCGATGACCTGCGTGATGCGCTTTGCGATGATGCCACATTGGGCAAACCTGCCGGTCAGGACGATCTGCACGGGCGGCCCAATGCGGTGGCTGTCTATGGCGTGCAAGGCGCGGTCAAGCGGTTTGACGATATCCTTGGCGGTGCGATTTCATCGATTCCCGCCTGCCCGGGCGAGGCGGCGCTGGCCCAGATGGTACGCGCCTATGCCGATAAACTGGTGCCTGCGGGCGCGCGCGACCGCCGGACCGTGCCGGGCGAATAA
- a CDS encoding methyltransferase, whose amino-acid sequence MADAAVSVPVSGPECDRQNASRLTRLLAAPSFQKWAARFPLTRRFVRSEGAAMFDLVAGFCHSQVLYALVALDIPKALLAHELSLSVLAQQGRMPPERMAVLLSAAMALGLLKQRKSGLYALTTRGAALAGVPGLAGMIMHHDVLYRDLSDPVAFFRGEVDTELAAFWPYVFGAGAATDPANAARYSQLMADSQRLVADDTLAAVDFRGVARLMDVGGGSGAFLAAVGAAYPGLGMTLFDLPAVVPAAQDRFAAAGMADRVQIVPGSFRDQPLPRGADMISLVRVLYDHSDDTVVDLLAAAHAALPPGGRIVISEPMTGGAVPHRAGDAYFALYCMAMRTGRARSADRIATLLQLAGFSNLRLPRPARPFITSVVEGVR is encoded by the coding sequence ATGGCGGATGCGGCTGTCAGCGTGCCGGTATCCGGACCTGAGTGCGATCGCCAGAATGCGTCGCGCCTGACGCGGCTGCTGGCCGCGCCTTCCTTTCAGAAATGGGCCGCGCGCTTTCCGCTGACCCGCCGGTTTGTCCGGTCCGAGGGTGCGGCGATGTTCGATCTTGTCGCCGGGTTCTGCCATTCACAGGTGCTTTATGCGTTGGTGGCGCTGGACATCCCCAAGGCGCTGTTGGCGCATGAATTATCCCTGTCCGTCTTGGCGCAGCAAGGGCGGATGCCGCCCGAGCGGATGGCGGTTCTGTTATCGGCAGCCATGGCGCTGGGCCTGCTGAAACAGCGCAAATCCGGCCTTTATGCGCTGACGACGCGCGGCGCGGCGCTTGCCGGGGTGCCCGGTCTGGCGGGGATGATCATGCATCACGACGTGCTGTATCGTGATCTGTCCGACCCCGTGGCGTTCTTTCGCGGTGAGGTGGATACAGAGCTGGCGGCGTTCTGGCCCTATGTGTTCGGCGCAGGTGCCGCGACAGACCCGGCCAATGCGGCCCGATATTCGCAGCTGATGGCCGATAGCCAGCGGCTGGTCGCCGATGACACGCTGGCGGCGGTCGATTTTCGCGGTGTGGCGCGGTTGATGGATGTGGGCGGTGGCTCTGGTGCCTTTCTGGCCGCGGTGGGGGCGGCCTATCCCGGGCTTGGGATGACCCTGTTCGATCTGCCCGCCGTTGTGCCTGCCGCGCAGGACAGGTTCGCCGCCGCAGGGATGGCAGATCGGGTGCAGATCGTGCCCGGATCTTTCCGCGACCAGCCGCTGCCGCGGGGGGCCGATATGATCAGCCTTGTCCGTGTGCTTTATGATCACAGCGACGATACCGTGGTGGATTTGCTGGCCGCCGCCCATGCCGCGCTGCCGCCTGGCGGGCGCATCGTGATTTCTGAACCGATGACCGGCGGCGCTGTCCCGCATCGCGCGGGGGATGCCTATTTCGCGCTCTATTGCATGGCGATGCGCACTGGCCGCGCGCGGTCGGCCGACCGGATTGCCACGCTTTTGCAGCTGGCCGGATTCAGCAACCTGCGCCTGCCAAGGCCCGCGCGCCCCTTTATCACCTCTGTCGTCGAAGGTGTCAGGTAG
- the bchC gene encoding chlorophyll synthesis pathway protein BchC, with protein sequence METRAVILSAPRKLGLETVGIKPPARDDLVVQIRHSGISTGTEKLFWSGDMPPFPGMGYPLIPGYEAAGEVVEAGPDSGYRIGEHVFVPGANCYEGAFGLFGAAAQTIVTKASRVTRIDRGLGAGGALLALAATARHAMAGPHKSVPDLIIGHGVLGRLLARLTIAAGAPAPTVWEVDPQRMTGAQGYQVTTPDADTRRDYASIYDASGRGDLLNDWIGRIAKGGEIVLAGFYTAPLQFAFPPAFMKEARLRISAEWTADDMTATRALVENGTLRLGDLITHQQAAETAPAAYETAFSDPACLKMILNWGTA encoded by the coding sequence TTGGAAACAAGGGCCGTCATATTATCAGCGCCCCGCAAGCTGGGGCTAGAGACGGTGGGAATCAAACCCCCCGCGCGCGACGATCTTGTCGTCCAGATCCGTCATTCGGGCATTTCGACCGGCACTGAAAAATTGTTCTGGTCCGGTGACATGCCGCCTTTCCCCGGCATGGGGTATCCGTTGATCCCCGGCTATGAGGCCGCAGGCGAGGTGGTCGAGGCTGGCCCCGACAGCGGCTATCGCATCGGCGAACATGTCTTTGTCCCCGGTGCCAATTGCTATGAAGGGGCGTTTGGCCTTTTCGGTGCGGCGGCGCAGACCATCGTGACCAAAGCATCGCGTGTGACACGGATTGATCGCGGTCTTGGGGCGGGTGGCGCATTGCTGGCGCTGGCTGCCACCGCGCGGCATGCGATGGCCGGGCCGCATAAATCCGTGCCTGACCTGATCATCGGCCATGGCGTTCTGGGTCGCTTGCTGGCGCGGCTGACCATCGCTGCGGGCGCGCCTGCGCCGACCGTCTGGGAGGTGGACCCGCAACGCATGACCGGCGCGCAGGGCTATCAGGTCACGACACCTGACGCCGATACGCGCCGGGATTATGCGTCGATCTATGATGCCTCTGGCCGGGGCGATCTGCTGAATGATTGGATCGGCCGCATCGCCAAGGGCGGTGAAATCGTGCTGGCCGGTTTCTATACCGCGCCGCTGCAATTCGCCTTTCCGCCCGCTTTCATGAAAGAGGCCCGTTTGCGCATCAGCGCCGAATGGACCGCCGACGATATGACCGCCACCCGCGCGCTGGTTGAAAACGGCACGTTGCGGCTGGGCGATCTGATCACCCACCAACAAGCCGCCGAAACCGCGCCTGCCGCCTATGAAACGGCCTTCAGCGATCCGGCCTGCCTGAAAATGATTTTGAACTGGGGAACCGCATGA
- a CDS encoding chlorophyllide a reductase iron protein subunit X, with amino-acid sequence MKDEIPNLKDFDQRLRDEAHEEPSLEVPSGPPTSKTQIIAIYGKGGIGKSFTLANLSHMMAEMGKRVLLIGCDPKSDTTSLLFGGKACPTIIETSAKKKLAGEEVAIGDVCFKRGGVFAMELGGPEVGRGCGGRGIIHGFELLEKLGFHDWDFDYVLLDFLGDVVCGGFGLPIARDMAQKVILVASNDLQSLYVANNVCSAVEYFRKLGGNVGVAGLVINKDDGTGEAQAFAEAVKIPVLAAIPQNDDLRKKSANYQIVGSYDSEWGPMFAGLAEAVGIAPPVRPTPLDQDGLLGLFDAKDTGGDYKLVPATDMDMRGKNAAPKATLEVIYDDA; translated from the coding sequence ATGAAAGATGAAATTCCGAACCTGAAGGATTTCGATCAGCGCCTGCGCGATGAAGCCCATGAGGAACCAAGCCTCGAGGTGCCCAGCGGCCCGCCCACATCGAAAACCCAGATCATCGCGATCTATGGCAAAGGCGGGATCGGCAAGTCGTTCACGCTGGCCAACCTGTCCCATATGATGGCCGAAATGGGCAAGCGCGTGCTGTTGATCGGCTGCGACCCCAAATCCGACACCACCAGCCTGTTGTTCGGCGGCAAGGCCTGCCCGACGATTATCGAGACATCCGCCAAGAAGAAACTGGCGGGCGAAGAAGTCGCCATCGGTGATGTCTGTTTCAAGCGCGGCGGCGTGTTTGCAATGGAACTTGGCGGGCCAGAGGTTGGCCGTGGCTGCGGTGGACGCGGCATTATCCACGGGTTTGAATTGCTGGAAAAGCTGGGGTTCCATGATTGGGACTTTGATTATGTCCTGCTGGATTTTCTTGGCGACGTGGTCTGCGGCGGTTTCGGCCTGCCGATTGCGCGCGACATGGCGCAAAAGGTGATCCTGGTCGCCTCCAACGATCTGCAATCGCTCTACGTCGCCAATAATGTCTGTTCGGCGGTGGAATATTTCCGCAAGCTGGGGGGCAATGTCGGTGTCGCCGGTCTGGTCATCAACAAGGATGACGGCACCGGAGAGGCGCAGGCCTTTGCCGAAGCTGTGAAAATCCCCGTTCTGGCGGCGATCCCGCAGAATGACGATCTGCGCAAGAAATCGGCCAATTACCAGATTGTCGGCAGCTATGACAGCGAATGGGGCCCGATGTTCGCAGGTCTTGCCGAGGCTGTCGGCATCGCGCCCCCCGTGCGCCCGACCCCGCTGGATCAGGACGGTCTGCTGGGCCTGTTCGACGCCAAGGATACCGGCGGCGATTACAAGCTGGTCCCCGCCACCGATATGGATATGCGCGGCAAGAATGCAGCGCCCAAAGCGACGTTGGAAGTGATCTATGATGACGCTTGA